A single region of the Lysinibacillus sp. B2A1 genome encodes:
- a CDS encoding SAM-dependent methyltransferase, whose translation MQFITFLTEFIKHPKNIGAVSPSSKKLAKKIVEAICFKKAQCIVELGPGTGSFTKELMKRKAHTTKLILIENNTVFYNKLHQQYEHEPNVIVIYGSAENLGLYMKNLNIETIDYIVSGLPFTSLNPVVASRILQNVKECLEEGEFITFQYSLVKKSFIQQYFDTITHEKVWINLPPAYVLSCKQRTKRVS comes from the coding sequence ATGCAATTTATAACGTTTCTTACTGAATTTATAAAGCATCCAAAAAATATCGGTGCTGTTTCACCTAGTTCAAAAAAATTGGCAAAAAAAATAGTCGAAGCTATTTGTTTTAAAAAGGCACAATGTATTGTTGAGCTTGGTCCTGGTACAGGCTCCTTTACTAAAGAATTAATGAAAAGGAAGGCGCATACTACAAAGCTAATACTCATTGAAAATAATACCGTTTTTTATAATAAGCTCCATCAACAATATGAGCATGAGCCGAATGTTATCGTAATCTACGGCTCTGCTGAGAATTTAGGGTTGTATATGAAGAACTTAAATATCGAAACAATCGACTATATTGTATCGGGTTTGCCTTTTACATCCTTAAATCCAGTCGTTGCATCACGAATCTTACAAAATGTGAAAGAGTGTTTAGAGGAAGGGGAATTTATTACATTCCAATATTCACTAGTTAAGAAATCATTTATCCAACAATATTTTGATACTATTACACATGAAAAAGTATGGATTAATCTTCCTCCAGCCTATGTGCTGAGCTGTAAGCAGAGAACGAAGAGGGTTAGTTAG
- a CDS encoding DNA-binding response regulator has protein sequence MTKETILIVDDEKEIRNLIAIYLKNEGYHVLEAGDGEQGLSLLRKHKVHLIVLDIMMPKIDGIEMCMKVREIAEMPIIMLSAKSQDMDKIVGLTLGADDYVTKPFNPLELMARIKSQLRRYIKMSRHDTMNENEIEIGDMRINTATHEVIVNNEKVKLTPREFSILELLARNQGMVMSAEQIYEKVWKEEAIQSENTVMVHIRKIRERVESNPRNPQYIKTVWGVGYKIEKDQ, from the coding sequence ATGACGAAAGAAACAATACTAATTGTAGATGATGAGAAGGAGATAAGAAATCTTATCGCTATTTACTTAAAAAATGAGGGCTACCATGTGCTAGAGGCAGGTGATGGAGAGCAAGGCTTAAGCCTGCTAAGAAAGCATAAGGTGCATCTCATAGTTTTAGATATCATGATGCCGAAGATAGATGGTATTGAGATGTGTATGAAGGTTAGAGAAATAGCAGAAATGCCCATCATAATGCTGTCAGCGAAATCACAAGATATGGATAAAATCGTTGGGTTAACATTAGGTGCAGATGATTATGTAACTAAGCCCTTCAACCCCTTAGAGCTTATGGCACGCATAAAATCCCAGCTTCGTAGATACATAAAAATGAGTCGACACGATACGATGAACGAAAATGAGATAGAGATAGGAGATATGCGAATAAATACAGCTACACATGAGGTGATTGTTAATAATGAAAAAGTAAAGCTTACCCCAAGGGAGTTTTCAATACTTGAACTACTTGCGAGAAATCAAGGTATGGTGATGAGCGCTGAGCAAATTTATGAAAAGGTTTGGAAGGAAGAGGCAATCCAATCTGAAAATACAGTAATGGTACATATCCGAAAAATACGAGAAAGGGTTGAGAGCAATCCTAGAAATCCTCAATATATTAAAACTGTATGGGGAGTAGGTTATAAAATTGAAAAGGATCAGTAA
- a CDS encoding alkaline phosphatase, whose product MGLSELLSFIEQYGYWALFFSLWLGIVGMPLPDEMIVMSGGFLGSMEKMSVLKAFILTYLGVVSGLSLGYILGKGFGHKVVDKLLKKKKAKYLVKSKELIDKYGHFALVISYFIPIVRHIIPYLVGMNNMSFIKYAMYSYTTGFIWTLLYFTLGLFFGKHIEYISALATRYGIYFGISVGIIGCLYYWYIRKLKR is encoded by the coding sequence ATGGGATTGAGTGAGTTATTATCCTTTATAGAGCAATACGGTTATTGGGCATTGTTTTTTAGTCTTTGGCTTGGCATAGTGGGGATGCCGCTTCCAGATGAGATGATTGTAATGAGTGGTGGATTTTTAGGTTCCATGGAAAAAATGTCAGTCTTGAAAGCCTTTATCCTAACGTATCTAGGTGTAGTATCTGGATTGTCTCTAGGCTATATCCTTGGGAAGGGATTTGGACATAAAGTAGTAGATAAATTGCTGAAAAAGAAAAAAGCTAAGTATTTAGTAAAGTCCAAGGAGCTAATAGATAAATATGGGCATTTTGCCTTGGTTATCAGCTATTTTATACCTATAGTAAGACATATTATTCCTTACTTAGTTGGCATGAATAATATGTCTTTTATAAAGTATGCTATGTATTCCTACACAACAGGTTTTATTTGGACATTGCTGTATTTTACACTTGGGTTATTCTTTGGCAAGCATATTGAGTATATTTCTGCCCTGGCAACGCGTTATGGTATTTATTTTGGCATATCTGTCGGTATAATTGGGTGTTTATATTATTGGTATATACGAAAATTAAAAAGATAG